A DNA window from Solanum lycopersicum chromosome 3, SLM_r2.1 contains the following coding sequences:
- the ARF2A gene encoding auxin response factor 2A isoform X1 — translation MAASEVSIQGYSEPSDGSRPVSETVDADTALYTELWRSCAGPLVTVPREGELVYYFPQGHIEQVEASTNQVADQQMPLYNLPSKILCRVVNVLLKAEPDTDEVYAQVTLMPEPNQDENAVKKEPMRPPPPRFHVHSFCKTLTASDTSTHGGFSVLRRHADECLPQLDMSRQPPTQELVAKDLHGNEWRFRHIFRGQPRRHLLQSGWSVFVSSKRLVAGDAFIFLRGENGELRVGVRRAMRQQGNAPSSVISSHSMHLGVLATAWHAIQTKTMFTVYYKPRTSPAEFIVPYDHYMESVKNNYSIGMRFKMRFEGEEAPEQRFTGTIVGIEDADPQRWLESKWRCLKVRWDENSSIPRPDRVSPWKIEPALSPPALNVPPVARPKRPRSSILPTSPDSSVLTREGSSRATADHSQASGFPRVLQGQELSTFRGGFAEINETDLSEKPMIWQTSVNDEKNDIHSASKRYLPDKWLPLGRPESSLTDLLSGFGSSHGFCLPSVDQAAFGASLVKQQTQDQEKDFSLLGKPWSLLSSGLSLNLMDSGSKAPGIGGDTPYQMRGDARYSGYGEFSVLPGHRVANQQGSWIMPQPVSPYMQLSSHSREMMHKPSVVKQPEAVKPKEGNYKLFGIPLTSNVCTDAVMMRKSSLIDPASDMNIGIHPHQSLATDSDQRSEQSKGSKVDDGVAANDHDKQFHTFHLAARDKDGKGHSSSTRSCTKVHKQGTALGRSVDLAKFNNYDELIAELDQLFDFNGELKARSKSWLVVYTDDEGDMMLVGDDPWQEFCGMVRKIFIYTKEEVQRMNPGTLNSKGEDTSSVAEGSDAKEVKNLQLPSESGQAES, via the exons ATGGCTGCTTCGGAGGTGTCGATTCAAGGTTACAGCGAGCCGAGTGATGGTTCTAGGCCGGTTTCAGAGACTG TTGATGCTGATACGGCGTTGTACACGGAGCTTTGGCGTTCATGTGCCGGTCCACTTGTGACGGTACCGCGAGAGGGTGAGCTGGTGTACTATTTCCCTCAAGGACATATCGAGCAG GTTGAAGCATCAACTAATCAAGTGGCTGACCAGCAGATGCCTTTGTATAATCTTCCATCTAAGATTCTATGCCGTGTTGTGAATGTCCTGTTAAAG GCTGAACCAGATACTGATGAGGTGTATGCACAAGTGACTTTGATGCCGGAGCCAAAT CAAGATGAGAATGCAGTGAAGAAGGAACCTATGCGCCCTCCTCCACCACGATTTCATGTACACTCTTTTTGTAAGACTCTAACAGCCTCTGATACAAGCACTCACGGTGGATTTTCTGTCTTGAGACGACATGCTGATGAATGCCTCCCCCAACTG GACATGTCTCGGCAGCCTCCCACACAGGAGTTGGTGGCCAAAGATTTACATGGAAACGAGTGGCGATTCAGGCATATATTCCGGG GCCAGCCTAGGAGGCATCTTCTTCAGAGTGGTTGGAGTGTCTTTGTTAGTTCGAAGAGGCTTGTTGCTGGGGATGCATTCATATTTCTTAG AGGTGAGAATGGGGAGCTTCGTGTTGGTGTTAGACGTGCCATGAGACAGCAAGGAAATGCTCCATCATCGGTGATATCCAGTCATAGCATGCATCTTGGTGTACTTGCAACAGCTTGGCATGCCATTCAAACAAAAACGATGTTCACTGTGTATTACAAGCCCAG GACAAGCCCTGCTGAGTTTATAGTTCCATATGACCACTATATGGAATCTGTGAAGAATAATTACTCTATTGGAATGAGGTTTAAGATGAGGTTCGAAGGTGAAGAAGCTCCAGAGCAAAG GTTTACTGGAACTATTGTTGGTATTGAAGATGCTGATCCCCAAAGGTGGCTTGAATCTAAGTGGAGATGTCTGAAG GTACGGTGGGATGAAAATTCAAGCATTCCAAGGCCAGACCGAGTTTCACCGTGGAAAATAGAACCAGCTCTTAGCCCTCCTGCACTTAATGTACCTCCAGTTGCAAGGCCAAAAAGGCCTAGATCCAGTATTTTGCCCACATCTCCTGATTCATCTGTCCTTACTAGGGAAG gTTCATCAAGAGCGACAGCAGACCATTCCCAAGCCAGTGGGTTTCCGAGGGTCTTGCAAGGTCAAGAGTTATCGACCTTTAGAGGCGGTTTTGCAGAAATTAATGAGACAGACTTGTCTGAGAAACCAATGATATGGCAAACATCAGtgaatgatgaaaagaatgataTTCATTCTGCATCAAAGAGATATCTTCCAGATAAATGGCTACCTTTAGGGAGGCCTGAGTCATCTCTCACAGATTTATTATCAGGTTTTGGCTCCTCCCATGGGTTCTGTTTACCCTCTGTGGACCAAGCTGCGTTTGGTGCTAGCTTGGTGAAGCAACAAACACAAGATCAGGAAAAGGATTTTAGCTTATTGGGAAAGCCATGGTCTCTTCTGTCTTCCGGTCTCTCTCTTAATCTGATGGATTCTGGTTCAAAAGCTCCTGGCATAGGGGGTGATACTCCCTATCAAATGCGGGGAGATGCTAGGTATAGTGGTTATGGTGAGTTTTCAGTACTCCCCGGTCATAGGGTTGCAAATCAGCAGGGAAGCTGGATTATGCCTCAACCAGTGTCGCCTTACATGCAGCTCTCCTCTCATTCAAGAGAAATGATGCATAAACCCTCTGTAGTAAAGCAACCCGAGGCTGTGAAACCCAAAGAGGGTAACTACAAACTATTTGGCATTCCTCTTACAAGTAATGTTTGCACAGATGCTGTTATGATGCGGAAAAGTTCATTGATTGATCCAGCAAGTGACATGAATATTGGTATACACCCTCATCAATCCCTTGCCACTGATTCTGATCAAAGGTCTGAGCAATCAAAGGGATCAAAGGTGGATGATGGAGTTGCAGCTAATgatcatgacaaacaatttcaTACCTTTCATCTTGCTGCTAGAGACAAGGATGGCAAAGGGCATAGTAGTTCTACAAGGAGCTGCACAAAG GTTCATAAACAGGGTACAGCACTCGGAAGGTCCGTAGATCTTGCAAAGTTCAACAATTATGACGAATTGATTGCTGAACTGGATCAACTTTTTGATTTTAATGGTGAACTCAAGGCTCGGAGTAAGAGTTGGCTGGTTGTATACACTGATGATGAGGGTGACATGATGCTTGTTGGAGATGATCCATGGCA GGAATTTTGTGGTATGGTTCGCAAGATTTTCATCTATACAAAAGAGGAGGTGCAGCGTATGAATCCAGGGACCCTTAATTCAAAAGGTGAGGACACTTCTTCTGTTGCTGAGGGCTCAGACGCTAAAGAAGTGAAGAATCTGCAACTTCCTTCTGAATCTGGTCAAGCAGAATCTTAG
- the ARF2A gene encoding auxin response factor 2A (The RefSeq protein has 2 substitutions compared to this genomic sequence): MAASEVSIQGYSEPSDGSRPVSETGRSSSGVGIVDADTALYTELWRSCAGPLVTVPREGELVYYFPQGHIEQVEASTNQVADQQMPLYNLPSKILCRVVNVLLKAEPDTDEVYAQVTLMPEPNQDENAVKKEPMRPPPPRFHVHSFCKTLTASDTSTHGGFSVLRRHADECLPQLDMSRQPPTQELVAKDLHGNEWRFRHIFRGQPRRHLLQSGWSVFVSSKRLVAGDAFIFLRGENGELRVGVRRAMRQQGNAPSSVISSHSMHLGVLATAWHAIQTKTMFTVYYKPRTSPAEFIVPYDHYMESVKNNYSIGMRFKMRFEGEEAPEQRFTGTIVGIEDADPQRWLESKWRCLKVRWDENSSIPRPDRVSPWKIEPALSPPALNVPPVARPKRPRSSILPTSPDSSVLTREGSSRATADHSQASGFPRVLQGQELSTFRGGFAEINETDLSEKPMIWQTSVNDEKNDIHSASKRYLPDKWLPLGRPESSLTDLLSGFGSSHGFCLPSADQAAFGARLVKQQTQDQEKDFSLLGKPWSLLSSGLSLNLMDSGSKAPGIGGDTPYQMRGDARYSGYGEFSVLPGHRVANQQGSWIMPQPVSPYMQLSSHSREMMHKPSVVKQPEAVKPKEGNYKLFGIPLTSNVCTDAVMMRKSSLIDPASDMNIGIHPHQSLATDSDQRSEQSKGSKVDDGVAANDHDKQFHTFHLAARDKDGKGHSSSTRSCTKVHKQGTALGRSVDLAKFNNYDELIAELDQLFDFNGELKARSKSWLVVYTDDEGDMMLVGDDPWQEFCGMVRKIFIYTKEEVQRMNPGTLNSKGEDTSSVAEGSDAKEVKNLQLPSESGQAES, encoded by the exons ATGGCTGCTTCGGAGGTGTCGATTCAAGGTTACAGCGAGCCGAGTGATGGTTCTAGGCCGGTTTCAGAGACTGGTAGGAGTAGTTCCGGTGTCGGAATAG TTGATGCTGATACGGCGTTGTACACGGAGCTTTGGCGTTCATGTGCCGGTCCACTTGTGACGGTACCGCGAGAGGGTGAGCTGGTGTACTATTTCCCTCAAGGACATATCGAGCAG GTTGAAGCATCAACTAATCAAGTGGCTGACCAGCAGATGCCTTTGTATAATCTTCCATCTAAGATTCTATGCCGTGTTGTGAATGTCCTGTTAAAG GCTGAACCAGATACTGATGAGGTGTATGCACAAGTGACTTTGATGCCGGAGCCAAAT CAAGATGAGAATGCAGTGAAGAAGGAACCTATGCGCCCTCCTCCACCACGATTTCATGTACACTCTTTTTGTAAGACTCTAACAGCCTCTGATACAAGCACTCACGGTGGATTTTCTGTCTTGAGACGACATGCTGATGAATGCCTCCCCCAACTG GACATGTCTCGGCAGCCTCCCACACAGGAGTTGGTGGCCAAAGATTTACATGGAAACGAGTGGCGATTCAGGCATATATTCCGGG GCCAGCCTAGGAGGCATCTTCTTCAGAGTGGTTGGAGTGTCTTTGTTAGTTCGAAGAGGCTTGTTGCTGGGGATGCATTCATATTTCTTAG AGGTGAGAATGGGGAGCTTCGTGTTGGTGTTAGACGTGCCATGAGACAGCAAGGAAATGCTCCATCATCGGTGATATCCAGTCATAGCATGCATCTTGGTGTACTTGCAACAGCTTGGCATGCCATTCAAACAAAAACGATGTTCACTGTGTATTACAAGCCCAG GACAAGCCCTGCTGAGTTTATAGTTCCATATGACCACTATATGGAATCTGTGAAGAATAATTACTCTATTGGAATGAGGTTTAAGATGAGGTTCGAAGGTGAAGAAGCTCCAGAGCAAAG GTTTACTGGAACTATTGTTGGTATTGAAGATGCTGATCCCCAAAGGTGGCTTGAATCTAAGTGGAGATGTCTGAAG GTACGGTGGGATGAAAATTCAAGCATTCCAAGGCCAGACCGAGTTTCACCGTGGAAAATAGAACCAGCTCTTAGCCCTCCTGCACTTAATGTACCTCCAGTTGCAAGGCCAAAAAGGCCTAGATCCAGTATTTTGCCCACATCTCCTGATTCATCTGTCCTTACTAGGGAAG gTTCATCAAGAGCGACAGCAGACCATTCCCAAGCCAGTGGGTTTCCGAGGGTCTTGCAAGGTCAAGAGTTATCGACCTTTAGAGGCGGTTTTGCAGAAATTAATGAGACAGACTTGTCTGAGAAACCAATGATATGGCAAACATCAGtgaatgatgaaaagaatgataTTCATTCTGCATCAAAGAGATATCTTCCAGATAAATGGCTACCTTTAGGGAGGCCTGAGTCATCTCTCACAGATTTATTATCAGGTTTTGGCTCCTCCCATGGGTTCTGTTTACCCTCTGTGGACCAAGCTGCGTTTGGTGCTAGCTTGGTGAAGCAACAAACACAAGATCAGGAAAAGGATTTTAGCTTATTGGGAAAGCCATGGTCTCTTCTGTCTTCCGGTCTCTCTCTTAATCTGATGGATTCTGGTTCAAAAGCTCCTGGCATAGGGGGTGATACTCCCTATCAAATGCGGGGAGATGCTAGGTATAGTGGTTATGGTGAGTTTTCAGTACTCCCCGGTCATAGGGTTGCAAATCAGCAGGGAAGCTGGATTATGCCTCAACCAGTGTCGCCTTACATGCAGCTCTCCTCTCATTCAAGAGAAATGATGCATAAACCCTCTGTAGTAAAGCAACCCGAGGCTGTGAAACCCAAAGAGGGTAACTACAAACTATTTGGCATTCCTCTTACAAGTAATGTTTGCACAGATGCTGTTATGATGCGGAAAAGTTCATTGATTGATCCAGCAAGTGACATGAATATTGGTATACACCCTCATCAATCCCTTGCCACTGATTCTGATCAAAGGTCTGAGCAATCAAAGGGATCAAAGGTGGATGATGGAGTTGCAGCTAATgatcatgacaaacaatttcaTACCTTTCATCTTGCTGCTAGAGACAAGGATGGCAAAGGGCATAGTAGTTCTACAAGGAGCTGCACAAAG GTTCATAAACAGGGTACAGCACTCGGAAGGTCCGTAGATCTTGCAAAGTTCAACAATTATGACGAATTGATTGCTGAACTGGATCAACTTTTTGATTTTAATGGTGAACTCAAGGCTCGGAGTAAGAGTTGGCTGGTTGTATACACTGATGATGAGGGTGACATGATGCTTGTTGGAGATGATCCATGGCA GGAATTTTGTGGTATGGTTCGCAAGATTTTCATCTATACAAAAGAGGAGGTGCAGCGTATGAATCCAGGGACCCTTAATTCAAAAGGTGAGGACACTTCTTCTGTTGCTGAGGGCTCAGACGCTAAAGAAGTGAAGAATCTGCAACTTCCTTCTGAATCTGGTCAAGCAGAATCTTAG